From one Desulfuromonadales bacterium genomic stretch:
- a CDS encoding energy-coupling factor ABC transporter permease, translated as MHMADALLSPAVGAAMWAAAAGAIACCAKKVKDDLDDRRVPLMGVLGAFVFAVQMVNFTIPGTGSSGHLGGGMLLAILLGPAAALITMASVLTVQALFFADGGLLALGSNIFNLGALPCFVAYPLIYRKIAGGSPARRRILVGSLLAAVTGLQLGAFGVVLETSLSGISELPPGTFALLMQPIHLAIGIVEGLVTAAVVTLVWQARPEVLAAAGRPGGSGSWRGVLAALAVVTVLTAGCLSWFASVHPDGLEWAVSRVTGSAELAGQEGRLHSVLAGLQARTSVFPDYSFGTPEVEQEPAVAEAGASIAGLVGGGLTLLLSGLAGLLLKKRLRSP; from the coding sequence ATGCACATGGCCGACGCCCTTCTCTCGCCGGCGGTCGGCGCCGCGATGTGGGCCGCAGCGGCCGGCGCCATCGCCTGCTGTGCGAAAAAAGTGAAGGACGATCTCGATGATCGCAGGGTGCCGCTCATGGGGGTGCTGGGCGCCTTTGTCTTCGCTGTCCAGATGGTCAATTTCACCATTCCCGGAACGGGTTCCAGCGGGCATCTGGGTGGCGGCATGCTCCTGGCTATCCTCCTGGGCCCCGCTGCCGCCCTGATCACCATGGCCTCGGTCCTGACCGTGCAGGCGCTGTTCTTCGCCGACGGCGGCCTGTTGGCCCTCGGCAGCAATATTTTCAATCTCGGTGCCTTGCCCTGCTTTGTCGCCTACCCGCTGATCTACCGGAAGATAGCCGGGGGCTCCCCGGCCCGCCGTCGGATCCTGGTCGGTTCTCTGCTGGCCGCCGTCACCGGCTTGCAGTTGGGAGCCTTCGGCGTGGTGCTGGAAACGTCGCTCTCGGGAATCTCGGAGCTTCCACCGGGGACCTTTGCGCTGCTCATGCAGCCCATCCACCTGGCTATCGGCATAGTCGAGGGACTGGTAACGGCCGCCGTCGTGACCCTTGTCTGGCAAGCCCGGCCCGAAGTCCTCGCAGCGGCTGGACGCCCGGGCGGATCAGGCTCATGGCGGGGGGTGCTGGCGGCGCTGGCGGTGGTGACCGTGCTGACGGCGGGGTGCCTCTCCTGGTTCGCCTCGGTACACCCCGATGGCCTGGAATGGGCGGTCTCCCGGGTGACCGGGAGCGCGGAGCTTGCCGGGCAAGAAGGGCGACTCCACTCCGTGTTGGCCGGCCTGCAGGCACGCACATCGGTGTTTCCCGATTACAGCTTCGGGACGCCGGAGGTCGAACAGGAACCGGCCGTTGCCGAAGCGGGAGCTTCGATCGCCGGTCTCGTCGGGGGGGGGCTGACTCTGCTCCTTTCCGGGCTGGCCGGATTGCTGCTGAAAAAACGGCTGCGGAGCCCCTGA